In the genome of Planctomycetia bacterium, one region contains:
- a CDS encoding DUF4085 family protein, protein MRFFTKEWLTGELSDEAFDAIPDAYSIYLASLKLPSDVFALSKVDIHDGRLLDVKYNSESAQLLLRLRCGDQQTGYYDLHITYSDLVLDSASLSVLNVAMRAPKDEFLYDEIDRTGDNFEHRCILASHNEVRIKFSHVVVNSCPLDSRESP, encoded by the coding sequence ATGCGATTCTTCACGAAAGAATGGCTTACTGGTGAACTCAGTGACGAGGCCTTCGATGCCATACCGGACGCTTACAGCATTTATCTTGCATCCCTCAAACTGCCATCAGATGTATTTGCACTCTCTAAAGTTGACATTCACGATGGCCGGTTGCTTGACGTAAAATACAATTCAGAATCTGCACAATTGTTACTTCGGCTTCGATGTGGTGATCAACAAACTGGCTACTATGATCTTCACATCACATACTCAGATTTAGTATTGGACAGCGCATCCCTTTCAGTTCTAAATGTTGCAATGCGAGCCCCGAAAGATGAGTTTCTTTATGATGAGATAGACCGTACAGGTGACAACTTTGAACATCGTTGTATTCTTGCCTCGCACAACGAAGTGCGAATAAAGTTTTCGCATGTAGTGGTGAATTCATGCCCACTAGACAGCCGTGAATCGCCTTAA
- a CDS encoding P-II family nitrogen regulator translates to MKQLLIIIKPFQATAVLELVAQHEVEACIVDEVKGYGRQKNNLEQYRGSEYNLAFLPKVEITIWARDEVAEVLAKAIAKVAHTGLMGDGKIVTIDASWPEAIEF, encoded by the coding sequence ATGAAACAACTCTTGATTATCATCAAGCCCTTCCAGGCTACTGCTGTTCTGGAACTCGTGGCCCAGCACGAAGTGGAAGCCTGCATTGTTGATGAAGTGAAAGGGTACGGCAGGCAGAAAAATAATCTGGAGCAATACCGAGGCAGTGAATACAACCTGGCCTTTTTGCCCAAAGTCGAAATCACCATCTGGGCCAGAGATGAGGTGGCAGAAGTGCTAGCGAAAGCCATCGCCAAGGTGGCTCACACCGGCCTCATGGGCGATGGAAAGATTGTCACCATTGACGCGAGTTGGCCCGAGGCGATTGAGTTTTAG
- a CDS encoding glycosyltransferase — protein MNHPPGILHALYSLRAEGCPRLAYDLLDQEMKQTGRRGFVTLLDPQDDLRRDYDQLGIPVHQLIWKRKNYISIYQQFLKVLHQWKPAGVVLYPLGAHISLSLACRKLKIPHVVHLACLPPWRDFSALQKLRVQMWTGQVTTAAYAACSERVRHDCIRAYRLPPALVQTVYNGIALDRFDALRSQRQPWTPHSGKPLIIGMTGSLELSKDHPTLLRAVALLKQQGHNLRLRLVGGGTQAVALKQLASELQISDIVDWTGSVRNVLAELARFDVYAFSAKPEEGLGIALIEAMASGMPVLATDIPAVREIFKHHPHGVKVPFGDAKAMSTGILNAAQQPAAPREALTPFDVAQTFREYEDILASQRQDGFRKLWQG, from the coding sequence ATGAACCACCCGCCCGGCATTCTGCATGCTCTGTATTCGTTGCGTGCCGAGGGGTGTCCGCGGCTCGCTTACGATTTGCTCGATCAGGAAATGAAGCAGACCGGCAGGCGGGGGTTTGTCACGCTGCTTGACCCGCAGGATGATCTCCGCCGGGATTATGATCAGCTGGGCATTCCGGTGCATCAACTGATATGGAAGCGGAAGAATTACATCTCAATTTATCAGCAGTTTCTCAAAGTGCTACATCAGTGGAAGCCTGCAGGCGTGGTGCTCTACCCGCTGGGCGCTCATATTTCCCTGTCGCTGGCCTGCCGGAAGCTGAAGATACCGCATGTGGTGCACCTGGCATGCTTGCCCCCCTGGCGGGATTTTTCCGCATTGCAAAAGTTGCGCGTGCAGATGTGGACCGGGCAAGTGACCACCGCTGCCTACGCTGCATGTTCTGAACGGGTCAGGCACGATTGCATCCGGGCGTATCGCTTGCCACCGGCATTGGTGCAAACGGTTTACAATGGCATCGCGCTGGATCGCTTTGATGCACTGCGAAGTCAGCGACAGCCGTGGACACCACATTCAGGCAAGCCTCTGATCATCGGTATGACCGGAAGCCTGGAACTCTCCAAGGATCATCCCACGCTGCTGCGGGCGGTTGCACTACTGAAACAGCAGGGGCATAACCTTCGTTTGCGATTGGTGGGCGGAGGCACCCAGGCTGTTGCACTCAAGCAGCTAGCTTCGGAGCTGCAAATCAGCGATATTGTTGACTGGACCGGTTCTGTTCGCAATGTGCTGGCGGAGTTAGCTCGTTTTGATGTTTATGCTTTTTCCGCCAAGCCTGAAGAAGGCCTGGGCATTGCTCTCATTGAAGCAATGGCGAGCGGCATGCCGGTGCTAGCTACGGATATTCCAGCCGTTCGCGAAATTTTCAAGCATCATCCGCATGGCGTCAAAGTACCCTTTGGCGATGCTAAAGCGATGTCTACAGGAATTCTGAATGCCGCCCAACAACCAGCCGCCCCGCGCGAAGCGTTGACACCTTTTGATGTTGCACAGACATTTCGGGAGTATGAAGACATTCTGGCATCACAGCGGCAAGATGGTTTCAGAAAGTTGTGGCAGGGGTAA
- a CDS encoding NADH-quinone oxidoreductase subunit D has protein sequence MSVLLPPETDPALVEMDVRTDEMLVNMGPQHPSTHGVLRLVLRTDGEVVSEVTPHLGYLHRCAEKIGEYVMPVQFIPYTDRMDYIAAMNMNLGYSLAIEKLCSMQIPEKAQVIRIIAVELNRIASHLLGMGAYGLDLGSFTPFLYAFREREKILTLFEQLCGARLTYSYITIGGVHDDLPTDWIEQCRAFLDEFVPHIQEYHTLLTRNHIFIKRTANLGVLSKAMALAYGCSGPVLRASLDSRNHDTAWDLRKIEPYSGYERYDFQAIIPPFKDAPREAVIGDNWHRFYVRMLEVMESIKIIRQALDRYPAAAGSHRIEPPRYLSAGECYVETECPRGQMGFYVVGRPARDGVPLRVRARSSCMANLSVIHELCKGCLIADVPSILGSLDIMMGEIDR, from the coding sequence ATGTCTGTATTGTTGCCGCCTGAGACCGATCCTGCACTGGTTGAAATGGATGTGCGCACCGATGAGATGCTCGTCAACATGGGGCCACAGCACCCTAGTACGCATGGCGTGTTGCGCCTGGTGCTTCGAACTGATGGCGAAGTCGTCTCCGAAGTGACGCCACATCTGGGTTATCTGCATCGCTGTGCCGAGAAAATCGGCGAATACGTCATGCCTGTCCAGTTCATCCCCTACACAGATCGAATGGACTACATTGCAGCGATGAACATGAACCTGGGCTACAGCCTGGCCATCGAAAAACTCTGTAGCATGCAGATTCCCGAAAAAGCCCAGGTCATTCGCATCATCGCTGTCGAACTCAATCGAATCGCCAGCCATCTCTTAGGTATGGGCGCTTACGGACTTGACCTTGGCAGCTTTACACCGTTCCTCTATGCATTCCGCGAGCGGGAAAAAATTCTGACGCTCTTTGAACAGCTTTGCGGCGCCAGGCTCACCTATTCCTACATCACTATTGGCGGAGTGCATGATGACCTGCCTACTGACTGGATCGAACAGTGCCGGGCGTTTCTCGATGAGTTCGTGCCGCACATTCAGGAATATCACACGCTGCTGACGCGAAACCACATCTTCATCAAGCGGACAGCAAACCTGGGCGTGTTGAGCAAAGCAATGGCCCTGGCCTACGGCTGCTCCGGCCCGGTGCTTCGCGCTTCGCTGGATAGTCGCAATCACGATACCGCCTGGGATTTACGCAAGATCGAACCTTACTCTGGCTACGAACGGTACGATTTCCAGGCCATCATTCCACCCTTCAAGGATGCACCCCGAGAAGCAGTCATCGGCGACAACTGGCATCGGTTTTACGTCCGCATGCTCGAAGTGATGGAGAGCATCAAGATCATCCGCCAGGCGCTCGATCGCTATCCCGCCGCAGCAGGCAGCCATCGCATCGAACCACCCCGCTATCTGAGTGCAGGTGAATGTTACGTAGAAACCGAATGCCCCCGCGGGCAAATGGGTTTCTACGTCGTCGGCCGCCCCGCCCGTGATGGTGTGCCCCTGCGAGTACGAGCCAGATCATCGTGCATGGCCAACCTCAGTGTGATTCACGAACTATGCAAGGGCTGCCTCATCGCCGACGTCCCCTCGATTTTAGGCAGCCTGGATATTATGATGGGTGAGATTGATCGGTGA
- a CDS encoding peptidyl-prolyl cis-trans isomerase, with the protein MKTSQRWIMCGCIMLLGCHGAPSLVAQGKADLLFPPAGSLPQGTGNPPARTANAPAMQQPSGAIQQTSNTLPKGTVKSRVIARVNGSPILEEEIISATNMMMNEAKKRIAQQYWAQLERELSQKALDDLVTEEAIIQDAAIKIPPPAMKNIQEVGNKEFDKIMRRDKEVVKLKTEDEIKEYFNNQGKSIDLMRRQFVRSFIATQWIRELCRDKSDTETTRERLLEYYRANPNEFLKKERVVWQHIYIDVDRYSSVQAARKVAETAWQLLRNAKTDKEFNDIVEKYADGISKARSGSGEGNFRGDIRPTELERFVFDQPTGGQGPLVETSRGYHLFRVIEHTPEEMISFEKVCNDLKRKMEDRIYQAEFTRLSKQIKEKAYIEMLDKNQ; encoded by the coding sequence ATGAAGACCAGCCAGCGATGGATCATGTGCGGTTGTATCATGTTGCTGGGTTGCCACGGTGCACCGTCATTGGTAGCCCAGGGCAAGGCCGATCTTCTGTTCCCGCCAGCCGGGTCGCTGCCACAAGGCACCGGCAATCCACCAGCGCGTACTGCCAATGCACCGGCCATGCAACAACCTAGCGGAGCTATTCAACAGACCAGCAACACGCTGCCCAAAGGCACCGTGAAATCGCGAGTCATTGCCCGTGTCAATGGTTCACCCATTCTGGAAGAGGAAATCATCTCTGCCACCAACATGATGATGAACGAAGCGAAGAAACGTATCGCCCAGCAATACTGGGCTCAGCTCGAACGTGAACTGTCGCAGAAAGCACTGGATGATCTGGTGACCGAAGAGGCCATCATTCAGGATGCCGCCATCAAGATTCCTCCTCCTGCCATGAAGAACATTCAGGAAGTGGGGAACAAGGAATTCGACAAGATCATGCGTCGCGACAAGGAAGTGGTAAAGCTGAAAACCGAAGATGAGATTAAGGAATACTTCAACAACCAGGGCAAATCCATCGACCTGATGCGCAGGCAATTCGTCCGCAGCTTCATTGCCACCCAGTGGATTCGCGAACTCTGCCGCGACAAGAGCGATACGGAAACCACCCGCGAAAGATTGCTCGAATACTACCGGGCCAACCCCAACGAATTTCTCAAGAAGGAACGGGTCGTCTGGCAGCACATTTATATCGATGTCGACCGGTACAGTTCCGTGCAGGCTGCCAGGAAGGTTGCGGAAACCGCCTGGCAACTGCTCCGCAACGCGAAGACCGACAAGGAATTCAACGACATTGTCGAAAAATATGCTGATGGCATCTCCAAGGCACGCAGCGGATCAGGTGAAGGCAACTTCCGTGGCGACATCAGGCCAACCGAACTGGAACGCTTTGTTTTCGATCAACCGACAGGCGGGCAGGGGCCACTGGTGGAAACCTCGCGAGGCTACCACCTCTTCCGTGTGATAGAACATACGCCCGAAGAAATGATCAGCTTTGAAAAAGTCTGCAACGATCTCAAACGCAAGATGGAAGACCGCATCTATCAAGCCGAGTTCACCCGCCTCAGCAAGCAGATCAAAGAAAAAGCCTACATCGAAATGCTGGATAAGAATCAGTGA
- a CDS encoding FAD-binding protein yields the protein MHDFLELKRQALARHLRKETNGEVHADVVNRQLYSTDASIYQIEPVAVFLPRTAEDLRCAVQICRDHHTAIIPRGGGTSLSGQSIGAGLVIDASKHLRKVLDIDPTHRTARVQPGVVLEHLNQQAAQHGLMFGPDVSTASRATLGGMIGNNSAGSHSIVHGLTVDHVQSLDVVFSDGTTAKLRSESLQHILMQDRSTSRTAQLYRAIRQIITQHHQAIRERFPKILRRVSGYNLDRMLKGWEQGSLNLAELMTGSEGTLSLTTEAVVKLVEKPRYRGLLVPHFSSMTAALETLDVCLAVQPSAVELMDQMILDLARRNLSLQRRMQNIVGQPAAIFLVEISGNDINEVEHKLTRLHGTLQRSPGVTHVVKTLDDAEREPLWRLRESGLPLLMGLPGKRKPITFVEDTAVSPEHLPVFVAVFQEIMQRHGTFGAIYGHASVGCLHIRPVLDLSQQADVQTMRQISDEVSSLVLKYQGSLSGEHGDGLARSEWLPKMFGPEICNAFQQVKQACDPEGLFNPGKIVNPQPMDQQLRYQVASQQKQSLPALSFDYAEEGGIRQHIELCSGTGVCRRTSVGTMCPSYRATLDEKDSTRGRANILRLAFQQHEPMDALAQSEVKEVLDLCLACKACKAECPSNVDMAKLKAEALQQYYQHHRRPLSDRIQRFLPSYLKLGSNLAPMMNTVGSWWLVRWALDRWGGLARGRSLPVFHFHHFRRWFRKHRRLESASKVLLWDDCFTTYTEPEIGQAAVQLIETAGTRVELVEPICCGRPLISKGYLTQAKLLIQRQATKLAERINADVPLLGLEPSCLLTLVDDWPQLVPGTATKHIARHASMLESWLLQQSMDYNPLQQPVVVHGHCHQKALIGMEDTAAALRMIPQSQVTLLDTGCCGMAGAFGYEKEHYSLSQQIAQQTWLPMFKPHTFAIVVANGTSCRHQWKDFTGQVALHPVKLLAGQVISKDS from the coding sequence GCAAGGAGACGAACGGGGAAGTACATGCTGATGTGGTAAACAGGCAACTTTACAGCACCGATGCCAGCATTTATCAGATCGAACCTGTTGCAGTGTTTCTTCCACGCACTGCCGAAGATTTACGTTGTGCCGTCCAGATTTGTCGCGATCATCACACTGCCATCATTCCGCGAGGCGGTGGAACAAGCCTGTCGGGGCAATCCATCGGTGCCGGGCTGGTTATCGATGCCAGCAAACACCTGCGGAAAGTGCTTGACATTGATCCCACGCATCGCACGGCACGTGTCCAGCCTGGCGTGGTGCTCGAACATCTGAATCAGCAGGCAGCACAGCACGGGCTGATGTTCGGCCCCGATGTTTCCACCGCCAGTCGCGCTACTCTTGGTGGCATGATAGGCAACAATTCTGCCGGCTCCCATTCCATCGTTCACGGCCTGACCGTTGACCATGTGCAAAGTCTCGATGTGGTATTCAGCGATGGAACCACTGCTAAACTGCGAAGTGAATCGCTGCAGCATATCCTGATGCAGGATCGCAGCACCAGCAGAACCGCACAACTGTATCGGGCCATCCGCCAGATCATCACGCAGCATCACCAGGCTATCCGCGAGCGTTTCCCCAAGATTCTGCGGCGTGTTTCAGGCTACAACCTTGATCGGATGCTTAAAGGTTGGGAACAGGGATCACTCAATCTCGCCGAACTCATGACCGGCTCCGAAGGTACCCTTTCGTTAACCACCGAAGCTGTTGTGAAACTGGTGGAGAAGCCTCGCTATCGCGGGTTGCTCGTGCCACATTTTTCCAGTATGACCGCAGCACTCGAAACGCTCGATGTCTGCCTGGCAGTTCAGCCTTCCGCGGTGGAACTGATGGATCAGATGATTCTCGACCTGGCACGCAGGAACCTGTCGCTGCAAAGGAGGATGCAGAACATCGTTGGCCAACCTGCTGCCATCTTCCTCGTCGAAATCAGTGGCAACGACATCAATGAAGTGGAACACAAACTGACACGCTTGCACGGTACACTGCAGCGAAGCCCCGGCGTTACTCATGTGGTCAAAACGCTCGACGATGCCGAGCGCGAACCACTCTGGCGGCTCCGCGAATCGGGCCTGCCTTTACTCATGGGGCTGCCGGGCAAACGCAAGCCGATCACCTTCGTGGAAGATACTGCCGTCAGCCCCGAACATCTGCCTGTTTTCGTTGCTGTGTTTCAGGAGATCATGCAGCGGCACGGCACCTTCGGCGCCATCTATGGCCATGCCAGCGTGGGCTGTCTGCACATTCGCCCGGTGCTCGATTTAAGTCAGCAGGCCGACGTGCAGACCATGCGGCAGATCAGCGACGAAGTCAGCAGCCTGGTGCTCAAATACCAGGGCAGCCTGTCGGGCGAGCATGGGGATGGCTTGGCCCGTTCCGAATGGCTGCCGAAAATGTTTGGCCCGGAAATCTGCAATGCCTTTCAGCAGGTAAAGCAGGCGTGCGATCCTGAAGGGTTGTTCAATCCCGGCAAGATCGTGAATCCACAGCCGATGGATCAACAGTTGCGTTATCAAGTTGCCAGCCAGCAGAAACAATCGCTGCCTGCATTGTCGTTTGACTATGCCGAGGAAGGTGGCATCAGGCAGCACATCGAACTTTGTTCCGGCACGGGTGTCTGTCGGCGCACCTCGGTTGGCACCATGTGCCCATCGTACCGGGCAACGCTTGATGAAAAAGACAGCACTCGCGGCCGGGCTAACATTCTCCGCCTGGCGTTTCAGCAGCACGAGCCAATGGATGCACTGGCACAATCGGAAGTGAAGGAAGTACTTGATCTGTGCCTGGCCTGTAAAGCATGCAAAGCCGAATGCCCCAGCAATGTGGATATGGCCAAGCTGAAAGCTGAAGCTTTACAGCAGTATTATCAGCATCATCGCAGACCGTTGTCTGATCGAATCCAACGGTTCCTGCCCAGCTACCTGAAGCTCGGTTCCAACCTTGCTCCGATGATGAACACGGTTGGCAGCTGGTGGCTGGTGCGCTGGGCACTCGACCGCTGGGGCGGATTGGCCCGTGGTCGGAGTCTGCCTGTCTTCCATTTTCACCACTTTCGCCGCTGGTTCAGGAAACACCGCCGGTTGGAATCTGCCAGCAAAGTGCTGCTCTGGGATGATTGTTTCACCACCTACACCGAACCCGAAATTGGCCAGGCAGCGGTGCAGCTCATCGAAACCGCTGGCACACGAGTTGAGTTGGTAGAGCCAATCTGCTGTGGTAGGCCGTTGATCAGCAAGGGATATTTGACCCAGGCCAAGCTGCTGATTCAACGCCAAGCCACGAAGTTGGCTGAACGTATCAACGCGGATGTTCCGCTCTTAGGTCTGGAGCCGAGTTGCCTGCTGACATTGGTAGACGATTGGCCACAGTTGGTGCCGGGCACTGCGACGAAACACATCGCCCGCCACGCCAGCATGCTCGAAAGCTGGTTGCTTCAACAGTCGATGGATTACAACCCATTACAGCAACCCGTAGTGGTGCATGGCCACTGTCATCAGAAAGCGCTGATCGGTATGGAGGACACCGCCGCGGCATTACGCATGATTCCTCAAAGCCAAGTCACCCTGCTCGATACCGGCTGCTGCGGCATGGCTGGTGCGTTTGGCTACGAAAAAGAACACTACTCCCTGAGCCAGCAAATCGCCCAGCAAACCTGGTTGCCAATGTTCAAGCCTCACACCTTCGCCATCGTAGTCGCCAATGGCACCTCCTGCAGACATCAATGGAAGGATTTCACCGGACAGGTTGCGTTGCACCCAGTAAAGTTGTTGGCTGGGCAGGTGATCAGCAAGGATTCATAA